From Salarias fasciatus chromosome 5, fSalaFa1.1, whole genome shotgun sequence, a single genomic window includes:
- the LOC115388374 gene encoding ninjurin-1-like — protein MATDENEMMHRGGNNGDVEVPPRGGSRRREKEPLNMNHYANKKSMAESMLDVALLMANASQLKAVLAQGSSFSFYVPLVTLISLSLILQILVGVLLIFIVKWNLNDEKMHYKLNLMENFATAFVFIIVVVNVFITAFGVQLSNQ, from the exons ATGGCAACCGACGAGAACGAAATGATGCACCGGGGGGGAAATAACGGAGATGTGGAG GTCCCGCCCCGTGGGGGCAGtcggaggagagagaaggagccCCTCAACATGAACCACTATGCCAACAAGAAGAGCATGGCCGAGAGCATGCTGGACGTGGCTCTGCTCATGGCCAACGCCTCCCAGCTGAAGGCCGTGCTGGCACAGGGGTCCAGCTTCAGCTTCTACGTGCCCCTCGTCACTCTCATCAGCCTGTCGCTCATCCTGCAGATCCTGGTGGGAGTTCTGCTCATCTTTATAG TGAAGTGGAATCTAAACGATGAGAAGATGCACTACAAGCTGAACCTCATGGAAAACTTCGCCACGGCGTTCGTCTTCATCATTGTGGTCGTGAACGTCTTCATCACGGCGTTTGGAGTTCAGCTGTCCAACCAGTGA